The Megalobrama amblycephala isolate DHTTF-2021 linkage group LG20, ASM1881202v1, whole genome shotgun sequence genome includes a window with the following:
- the ppp4cb gene encoding serine/threonine-protein phosphatase 4 catalytic subunit B, whose product MGDMSDLDRQIDQLRRCELIKENEVKALCAKAREILVEESNVQRVDSPVTVCGDIHGQFYDLKELFRVGGDVPETNYLFMGDFVDRGFYSVETFLLLLALKVRYPDRITLIRGNHESRQITQVYGFYDECLRKYGSVTVWRYCTEIFDYLSLSAIIDGKIFCVHGGLSPSIQTLDQIRTIDRKQEVPHDGPMCDLLWSDPEDTTGWGVSPRGAGYLFGSDVVAQFNAANDIDMICRAHQLVMEGYKWHFNETVLTVWSAPNYCYRCGNVAAILELDEHLQKEFIIFEAAPQETRGIPSKKPVADYFL is encoded by the exons ATGGGTGACATGAGTGATCTGGACAGACAGATCGACCAGCTGAGGAGGTGTGAGCTCATCAAGGAAAATGAGGTCAAAGCTCTGTGTGCCAAAGCCAG aGAGATTCTTGTAGAAGAGAGTAATGTACAGAGGGTGGACTCTCCGGTAACA GTATGTGGTGACATCCATGGACAGTTTTATGACCTGAAGGAATTGTTTAGG GTGGGAGGCGACGTTCCAGAAACAAACTACCTCTTCATGGGAGATTTTGTAGACAGAGGCTTTTACAGTGTTGAGACCTTTCTGCTACTTCTTGCCCTCAAG GTGCGTTATCCAGACAGAATCACCCTGATTCGGGGAAATCACGAGTCCAGACAGATCACACAGGTGTACGGCTTTTACGATGAGTGTTTAAGAAAATACGGCTCGGTCACGGTATGGAGGTACTGCACAGAGATCTTCGACTACCTGTCCCTCTCCGCCATCATTGACGGCAAA ATCTTCTGTGTACACGGAGGCCTGTCGCCCTCAATCCAGACTCTGGACCAGATCAGAACCATcgacaggaaacaggaagtgccTCATGACGGGCCCATGTGTGATCTTTTGTGGTCTGATCCTGAAG ACACCACCGGCTGGGGCGTTAGTCCGCGAGGTGCTGGATATCTGTTCGGCAGTGACGTCGTGGCCCAGTTCAACGCCGCCAACGACATCGACATGATTTGCAGGGCGCACCAGCTTGTCATGGAAGGTTACAAGTGGCACTTCAACGAGACTGTTCTCACTGTGTGGTCTGCTCCGAATTACTGCTACAG ATGTGGTAATGTGGCGGCAATCTTGGAGCTTGACGAGCACCTGCAGAAAGAATTCATCATATTTGAAGCTGCTCCACAAGAAACGAGAGGCATTCCCTCCAAAAAGCCAGTTGCTGACTACTTCCTGTGA
- the si:ch211-136m16.8 gene encoding uncharacterized protein si:ch211-136m16.8 → MDAPESSNRFGRTIWTVWGYLSGAVARYLRPEVTDEGNQSVRSRLDDVDLKSTGNKINREVKANNSENEEKKDNQNDKSTAEVKCSPPEYRVQVASVPWENTDVVKDDKNDELRVVTTRKQAYYCAVWSAEADHGERVSGASESEGRKSGDVEEEAVSSDEGQAERVNANSECKENETAQELDETGQTEQKHGDNEECDQKRENEKCSKKREDPDNADVTVQSEIYGQDVEQEKEINMMDHGETECIGGFKHADECHFDEKDQEKNEDQRTQSQVQDLLPELECSSEETDSLSKMKILPEDLTEMEKYFDEIAELSKNEVEEMIPGARGGTESEQDMTKSGLLESVETPQRVSKEISEKNVSDNETELKMTSVLDEFFETVNTSEDTLQLDSKQDTPENTSETGTGLPVVDIKPEGMFSDLIVCEFPGELRRGPETALAEPALGCSEEIKINLREPQSLAEEQTERETFVARSVEHPETQKVAEEAVEIEQDIETPIKSLGATESQTHLLIHKTKFPLKEHVELRTEPTDETTETNISSEDEEGEPFETQSQSSNTKNVTFQTHELLEFTERECKSSQETMDTFSESLGNSGVSEIAGTAEIEHVAEDQTDAKPVLTRTLSPAEFLEETLDLQGESEQCIEKQETLDADVMKTALEYVEEVMNQVLKEMIETENNLIQETETLAGLSAEDLGDAEYQGPEECVSVGAFVLEEERKLLGETMGSMVEMELETAIREVAKQNKQHIISSPECETTEADGHQEQETYLCAGTDHEGNMSCDTESEGYKGDAHVENEAFSSDEGQPERVDANSECRESKMAQELEETVQIEQIVDNDEECDPNHEDEKCARKREDPDNTDVQSELYGQDVEQEMVINMMDNGETESIGGFKLADEHEKEKNIVDQNDHEKTEIDEDQGPELQVPADAFVLEEGRKLFGETMDSKIELEVENTSSEFVKQNEQESSPECETTEADGRHEQIQKVIAAETVLSSHEELMEISRPAMKRGFDQVSKELPEVKTEEKSDLDLQAFEDSSLDFTIQKSRIAVKNPLIRPPKDPRKLIYKISVEPLLLQPPPCAPRAEVSVPSKGVIGFKLPGLGAGLPVLRKTEFGKKAREEGEEEHTLHPQLKSVAVTEDSVKQEQASAAKPKWTPPKHPGLGGPLMMAELKSKLKKPVKE, encoded by the exons ATGGATGCTCCTGAAAGTTCGAACCGCTTTGGTCGAACTATTTGGACtgtttgg GGTTATCTGTCAGGGGCTGTTGCAAGATATCTCAGACCGGAAGTCACAGATGAAGGAAACCAAAGTGTTCGTTCCAGATTAGATGACGTTGACTTGAAAAGCACAGGAAACAAGATTAATAGAGAAGTAAAGGCAAATAATAGTGAGAATGAAGAGAAAAAAGATAatcaaaatgacaaaagtaCAGCAGAGGTCAAGTGTTCCCCGCCTGAATACAGAGTGCAAGTGGCCTCGGTACCATGGGAAAACACTGATGTGGTCAAGGACGACAAAAATGATGAACTTCGTGTTGTCACCACAAGAAAACAAGCTTACTATTGTGCAGTGTGGTCAGCTGAGGCCGATCATGGAGAGAGAGTTTCAGGTGCTTCAGAAAGCGAAGGACGCAAGAGTGGCGATGTTGAGGAAGAAGCAGTTTCATCCGATGAGGGTCAGGCTGAAAGAGTTAATGCAAACAGCGAGTGTAAGGAGAATGAAACTGCTCAAGAGTTGGATGAAACTGGGCAGACTGAACAAAAACATGGTGACAATGAAGAATGTGATCAGAAACGTGAGAATGAAAAGTGTTCAAAGAAGAGAGAAGATCCAGATAACGCAGATGTTACTGTTCAATCTGAGATTTATGGACAAGATGTAGAACAGGAAAAAGAGATAAACATGATGGACCATGGAGAGACAGAATGCATTGGGGGTTTTAAACATGCAGATGAATGTCATTTTGATGAAAAGGACCAGGAGAAAAATGAAGACCAAAGAACCCAGTCACAAGTGCAAGATTTGCTACCAGAGCTGGAATGTTCTTCAGAGGAAACTGACAGCCTTTCAAAGATGAAGATCCTTCCTGAAGATCTGACagaaatggaaaaatattttgatgaaattgcTGAATTGTCTAAAAATGAGGTTGAAGAGATGATTCCTGGAGCTAGGGGTGGAACTGAAAGTGAACAAGACATGACTAAATCTGGGTTATTGGAGTCAGTGGAAACACCGCAAAGAGTTTCCAAAGAAATATCTGAAAAAAACGTATCGGACAATGAAACGGAACTGAAAATGACTTCAGTATTGGATGAGTTTTTTGAAACCGTTAATACATCAGAAGACACCCTGCAGCTGGATTCAAAACAGGATACTCCAGAAAATACTTCAGAAACAGGAACTGGATTGCCTGTGGTGGACATTAAACCTGAAGGCATGTTTTCAGATCTGATTGTTTGCGAGTTCCCTGGAGAATTGAGGAGAGGGCCAGAGACTGCATTGGCAGAGCCTGCTTTGGGATGTTCTGAGGAGATCAAAATTAACCTACGTGAGCCCCAAAGTCTTGCAGAAGAGCAAACAGAAAGAGAAACTTTTGTCGCACGCTCTGTTGAGCATCCTGAGACACAGAAAGTAGCTGAGGAAGCTGTTGAGATTGAACAAGACATTGAAACTCCAATCAAATCCTTGGGTGCAACAGAAAGTCAGACACATCTGTTAATACACAAAACCAAGTTCCCTCTTAAAGAACATGTTGAATTAAGAACCGAACCGACTGATGAAACAACGGAAACAAATATCAGTTCCGAAGATGAGGAAGGAGAACCATTTGAGACACAAAGTCAATCATCAAACACCAAAAATGTCACTTTTCAAACACATGAGCTTCTGGAGTTCACAGAAAGAGAATGCAAATCATCTCAAGAAACAATGGACACTTTCAGTGAATCTCTGGGAAATTCAGGTGTTTCTGAAATCGCTGGAACTGCAGAGATAGAGCATGTTGCAGAGGACCAAACCGATGCGAAACCTGTATTAACAAGGACTTTGAGCCCAGCAGAGTTTCTGGAGGAAACGCTAGATCTGCAAGGTGAATCAGAGCAATGTATTGAGAAGCAGGAGACTCTGGACGCAGATGTGATGAAGACCGCTTTAGAGTATGTAGAAGAAGTAATGAATCAAGTCTTGAAGGAAATGATAGAAACAGAAAATAACTTAATACAAGAAACAGAAACTTTAGCAGGACTTTCAGCAGAAGATCTTGGTGATGCAGAATATCAAGGACCTGAAGAATGTGTGTCAGTAGGTGCATTTGTTCTGGAAGAAGAAAGGAAGTTATTGGGTGAGACAATGGGAAGTATGGTAGAAATGGAGCTGGAAACCGCAATTAGGGAAGTTGCTAAACAAAATAAGCAACATATTATTAGTTCACCAGAATGTGAAACAACTGAAGCTGATGGACATCAGGAGCAAGAAACTTACCTTTGTGCTGGGACTGATCATGAAGGGAACATGTCATGTGACACAGAAAGCGAAGGATACAAGGGTGACGCACATGTTGAGAATGAAGCATTTTCATCTGATGAGGGTCAACCTGAAAGAGTTGATGCAAACAGTGAGTGTAGGGAGAGTAAAATGGCACAAGAGTTGGAAGAAACCGTCCAGATTGAACAAATAGTTGATAACGATGAAGaatgcgatccgaatcatgaggATGAAAAGTGTGCAAGGAAGAGAGAAGATCCAGATAACACAGATGTCCAATCTGAGCTTTATGGACAAGATGTAGAACAGGAAATGGTGATAAACATGATGGacaatggagagacagaaagcatTGGAGGTTTTAAACTTGCAGATGAACATGAAAAGGAGAAAAATATTGTTGACCAGAATGATCACGAGAAAACTGAGATTGATGAAGACCAAGGACCTGAATTACAAGTGCCAGCTGATGCATTTGTCCTTGAAGAAGGAAGGAAGTTATTCGGTGAGACAATGGACAGTAAGATAGAATTGGAGGTGGAAAACACAAGCAGTGAATTTGTTAAACAAAATGAGCAAGAAAGTTCACCAGAGTGTGAAACAACTGAAGCTGATGGACGTCATGAGCAGATACAGAAAGTCATTGCTGCAGAAACAGTGTTGAGCAGTCATGAAGAATTAATGGAAATCAGCAGACCTGCGATGAAAAGAGGATTTGATCAAGTGAGCAAAGAACTTCCAGAGGTGAAGACAGAAGAAAAATCTGATTTGGACCTACAG GCATTCGAGGACTCTTCTTTGGACTTTACCATTCAGAAGTCTAGAATTGCTGTGAAGAATCCCCTAATTCGTCCCCCTAAAGACCCCAGAAAGCTCATTTACAAGATCTCGGTCGAACCGCTTCTCCTTCAGCCTCCACCGTGTGCTCCGAGAGCTGAAGTCTCAGTTCCAAGTAAAGGGGTGATTGGATTTAAACTCCCAG gtCTGGGCGCAGGGCTGCCGGTCCTGAGAAAAACTGAGTTTGGGAAGAAAGCGAGAGAAGAAGGAGAAGAAGAGCACACACTACATCCACAG CTAAAGTCAGTTGCAGTAACAGAGGATTCTGTCAAACAAGAGCAAGCGTCAGCAGCTAAACCCAAATGGACACCCCCGAAGCATCCTGG ctTGGGCGGTCCCTTGATGATGGCAGAACTCAAAAGCAAACTCAAAAAGCCTGTTAAGGAGTGA